A window of Helicobacter macacae MIT 99-5501 genomic DNA:
TGGGCATCTTTGTTTTTTAGATTTTCATAAGCTAGCTTAGAGCAGGCTATGTTTTTTGGCATTTGCGCGTGAAAGCCCTTTTTTTCTAGGGCAGCTTTTAGCTTTGGGATTTCGTTATATACGAGTTTGTAGGCTTCCAAAGAATCTTTTAGACTTGTGTCTTTGTGGGTTATAAATTCCCAAATATAAAAATCCCTTGCCACGCCTTTTGGTTTTGTTTGTAGCTCTTTTAGGCTTAGTAGCGGAGCGCAGCTAGCCACTTGGCAAAATCCAAAAAACACCACACCAAACACCACCCAAAAAATCCGCATAATAATTCCTAAATATAGCAATAATCTAATTCTACTATCACAGCACGCCAAGCGTATGGACTATGACTTTGTCAAGCACCTGCAAGCCGATGATAACAGCAATAGGCGAAATATCAATACCATTTATGACTAAAAAAGGCATTTTTTCCCGCGCCCACATAAGCAGTGGCGCACTTAGTCGGTTTAGCACCTGCACGATAGGATTATACGGGTCTGGACGCACCCAAGAGAGTAGCACAGCGATGATAATCACCCACATATACGCGCTAATCATCAAATGCAATCCCGTGCCAATCGCACCTAGCAACACACTCATTTTCTCTCCTTTTTGTTTTTATGTTAT
This region includes:
- a CDS encoding YggT family protein, whose product is MSVLLGAIGTGLHLMISAYMWVIIIAVLLSWVRPDPYNPIVQVLNRLSAPLLMWAREKMPFLVINGIDISPIAVIIGLQVLDKVIVHTLGVL